In Thioalkalivibrio paradoxus ARh 1, the following are encoded in one genomic region:
- a CDS encoding type I restriction-modification enzyme R subunit C-terminal domain-containing protein, translating into MQLLGHVQNHPELDPGAVLRGSLADGLHGEVAAMNRENFIVRMHLEAVERFQDRGAWERLSEGDRETLLSALLARSASPSLAHFVRSLVGLDRTAAQAAFSRFLNDRSLAPQQIRFVEMVIDQLTARGVMDASALYEPPFSSLHAGGPDELFAGRANVINAVFQTLASLEPRVRAAAG; encoded by the coding sequence GTGCAACTGCTCGGCCATGTGCAGAACCATCCCGAACTCGACCCGGGCGCCGTGCTGCGGGGTTCGCTCGCCGATGGGCTGCATGGCGAAGTCGCCGCAATGAACCGGGAGAACTTCATCGTGCGCATGCACCTGGAGGCGGTCGAGCGGTTTCAGGACCGGGGCGCCTGGGAGCGGCTGAGCGAGGGCGATCGCGAGACGCTGCTGTCCGCTCTGCTGGCCCGCAGCGCGTCGCCCTCGCTCGCCCACTTCGTGCGCAGCCTGGTCGGCCTGGATCGGACGGCCGCCCAGGCGGCGTTCTCCCGGTTCCTGAACGACCGCAGCCTTGCGCCGCAGCAGATCCGCTTCGTCGAGATGGTGATCGACCAGCTCACCGCGCGCGGCGTGATGGACGCGTCCGCGCTCTACGAGCCGCCGTTCAGCAGCCTGCACGCGGGCGGCCCGGACGAACTGTTCGCGGGCAGGGCGAACGTGATCAACGCCGTGTTCCAGACCCTGGCATCGCTGGAACCCCGGGTTCGGGCCGCCGCAGGCTGA
- a CDS encoding BrnT family toxin, translating into MSMESFEWDPEKDLLNQAKHGVSFAEAQLAFADPDRVIAEDLSHSHTEKRYYCFGKAGDGILTVRFTFRLGVIRIIGAGYWRKGKQIYEREN; encoded by the coding sequence ATGAGCATGGAAAGCTTTGAATGGGATCCGGAGAAGGATCTTCTCAATCAGGCTAAGCACGGCGTTTCCTTCGCTGAAGCGCAGTTGGCTTTCGCTGATCCGGATCGTGTTATTGCTGAAGACCTGTCCCACAGTCACACTGAGAAACGGTATTACTGTTTCGGGAAGGCCGGGGACGGCATATTGACTGTCCGATTCACATTCCGCCTTGGTGTCATCCGGATTATCGGGGCGGGCTATTGGCGCAAAGGTAAGCAGATTTATGAGCGCGAAAATTAA
- a CDS encoding Rossmann-fold NAD(P)-binding domain-containing protein encodes MKRTGLTTETTLVLSGTGKTGRRIVERLSARGVPVRVGSRSGRPPFDWEDRETWAPAVLGVTSAYLAYFPDLAVPGAAATVGSFAELAVASGVRRLVLLSGRGEEGAQLAEHAVRRSGADWTVLRSSWFCQNFSEGSFLDMVLAGEVALPAGSVAEPFVDLDDVADVAVAALTESGRAGHIYELTGPQLLTFAEAVEQIARATGRQVDYVQISMEQFVSALAEQGEPEAAVALLSYLFSEVLDGRNAQLGDGVQRALGRVPRAFSDYARDAAASGAWRHALTPAHRSRVAEYRDGKEARLRRPL; translated from the coding sequence ATGAAGCGGACCGGCCTGACGACAGAAACGACCCTGGTTCTCAGCGGCACGGGCAAGACCGGCCGGCGCATTGTGGAGCGGCTCTCGGCGCGCGGTGTGCCCGTGCGGGTTGGTTCGCGCTCCGGCCGGCCTCCATTCGACTGGGAGGACAGAGAGACCTGGGCGCCTGCTGTGCTCGGCGTGACCTCCGCGTACCTGGCGTACTTCCCGGACCTGGCAGTGCCAGGCGCTGCTGCAACCGTCGGGTCTTTCGCGGAGTTGGCGGTGGCGAGCGGGGTTCGGCGTCTGGTACTGCTTTCCGGGCGGGGTGAAGAAGGCGCACAGCTCGCCGAACACGCTGTGCGGCGCTCAGGCGCCGACTGGACCGTCCTGCGCTCCAGCTGGTTCTGCCAGAACTTCAGCGAAGGCAGCTTCCTGGACATGGTGCTCGCCGGTGAAGTCGCATTGCCGGCCGGGAGCGTGGCAGAGCCCTTCGTCGACCTCGACGACGTCGCAGACGTCGCGGTCGCTGCGCTGACGGAGAGCGGGCGCGCCGGGCACATCTATGAACTCACCGGTCCTCAGCTGCTGACCTTCGCGGAAGCGGTCGAGCAGATCGCCAGAGCCACCGGCAGGCAGGTTGACTACGTGCAGATCTCCATGGAGCAGTTCGTGTCCGCGCTGGCCGAGCAAGGTGAACCGGAGGCGGCCGTGGCCCTGCTTTCCTACCTCTTCTCCGAGGTCCTCGACGGCCGCAATGCTCAGCTTGGCGACGGGGTCCAGCGCGCCCTGGGCCGCGTGCCACGGGCTTTCAGCGACTACGCGCGCGACGCCGCAGCCTCCGGCGCCTGGCGGCACGCCCTGACCCCAGCCCACCGTAGCCGCGTCGCCGAATACCGCGACGGAAAGGAAGCTCGTCTGAGAAGGCCCTTGTGA
- a CDS encoding AraC family transcriptional regulator — MKAKDLWSPLDRLGEALHLLRMSGSFYCRSEFTAPWALELPAFEDCLMFHVVTSGQCWLEVEGAERRMLQRGDFALVPHGEGHTLRSEFGIAAAKLFDLPRELVSERYEILRTGGGGEATSVVCGVVRFEHPAAQRLVALLPKMVVVEASSSPHADWTQSTLRLMADEARALLPGGETVITRLSDILVVQAIRSWIAQDPAARKGWLGALQDRQIGRALAHIHRDPAREWTVASLADEVAMSRSALAARFTALVGEPVMRYVTRWRMHLALTQLKEEDTPLCDLASRLGYQSEAAFSRAFKRFIGVAPGAVRAQARPATAQQTVSADEPKPRR, encoded by the coding sequence ATGAAGGCAAAGGATCTGTGGAGCCCGCTGGATCGGCTCGGCGAAGCGCTGCACCTGCTGCGGATGAGCGGCAGCTTCTATTGCCGTTCCGAGTTCACGGCACCCTGGGCTCTGGAGCTTCCCGCGTTCGAGGACTGCCTGATGTTCCACGTCGTGACTTCGGGCCAGTGCTGGCTGGAAGTCGAGGGCGCCGAGCGCCGGATGCTGCAGCGCGGGGATTTCGCGCTCGTGCCACATGGCGAAGGCCACACCCTGCGGAGCGAGTTCGGCATTGCTGCCGCGAAGCTTTTCGATCTTCCTCGGGAACTCGTGAGTGAGCGCTACGAGATCCTTCGGACCGGTGGCGGCGGGGAGGCAACGAGCGTGGTGTGCGGCGTCGTCCGTTTCGAGCACCCGGCCGCGCAGCGCCTGGTCGCGCTGCTTCCGAAGATGGTTGTGGTCGAGGCCTCGAGTTCCCCTCACGCGGATTGGACCCAGAGCACGCTGCGCCTCATGGCTGACGAAGCCAGGGCGCTCCTCCCGGGAGGCGAGACGGTCATCACGAGGCTCTCCGACATTCTGGTGGTCCAGGCGATCCGGTCCTGGATCGCGCAGGACCCCGCTGCGCGCAAGGGTTGGCTCGGAGCGCTTCAGGACCGGCAGATCGGTCGCGCCCTCGCGCACATTCATCGCGACCCGGCGCGCGAGTGGACGGTGGCATCGCTCGCGGACGAGGTGGCCATGTCGCGCTCGGCACTTGCGGCACGCTTTACCGCACTCGTCGGGGAGCCGGTGATGCGTTACGTGACGCGCTGGAGAATGCATCTCGCACTCACGCAACTGAAGGAGGAGGATACGCCGCTCTGCGATCTGGCGTCCCGCCTCGGCTACCAGTCCGAGGCCGCGTTCAGCCGCGCCTTCAAGCGCTTCATCGGCGTCGCGCCGGGCGCCGTTCGGGCCCAGGCAAGGCCTGCTACTGCCCAACAGACGGTCTCGGCGGACGAGCCCAAGCCCCGCCGCTGA
- a CDS encoding HIT family protein, with translation MTSPQPDQNCYFCRVSAGLADPFIFENRSFIGIFDTNPVNPGHALVIPRRHVVSLFELNETEQSDYFDAVRGVRQAIEATDMNDLCRNMLDRDYLRERPKGHIEAVLKGPFLNRRPDRGARDARATSAGACYTESVHHQQVRFRQALG, from the coding sequence ATGACCAGCCCTCAACCAGACCAGAACTGCTATTTCTGCCGGGTTTCCGCCGGCTTGGCCGACCCGTTCATTTTCGAGAACCGATCGTTCATCGGCATCTTCGACACCAACCCGGTCAATCCGGGGCATGCACTGGTGATTCCCCGGCGGCACGTCGTCTCGCTGTTCGAGCTCAACGAAACGGAGCAGTCGGACTACTTCGACGCCGTCCGCGGGGTCCGGCAGGCGATCGAAGCGACCGACATGAACGACCTGTGCCGGAACATGCTGGACCGCGACTATTTGAGGGAGCGACCGAAGGGCCACATCGAAGCGGTGCTGAAAGGGCCCTTCCTGAACAGGCGGCCCGATCGTGGCGCGCGGGATGCCCGGGCCACGAGTGCCGGAGCGTGCTATACAGAATCTGTCCATCACCAACAGGTCAGATTCCGTCAGGCACTCGGTTGA
- a CDS encoding DUF5996 family protein produces the protein MTNQSSSGTEQWPSVPLEAWSDTCATLHLWTQIVGKIRLTQSPWVNHSWNATLYVTARGLTTSPVPHGARVFEIEFDFIAHRLSVRTSEGETGGFALRPESVAGFYARLMDEMGRLNLPVTIQRKPNEVTEAIPFDRDDRPRSYDPVFVNRYWRALAQVDRVFKQFRARFIGKCSPVHYFWGAPDLAVTRFSGRPAPQHPGGIPNLPDWVTREAYSHEVSSCGFWSGGGPVPYPAFYSYAYPEPQGFADAAIQPAEAFFSTDLREFVLPYDAVRQSPDPDGMLLDFLQTTYDAAADLAHWDRGSLERDRDPRDAL, from the coding sequence ATGACGAATCAGTCGAGCTCCGGGACGGAGCAGTGGCCGTCCGTGCCGTTGGAGGCGTGGAGCGACACCTGCGCGACCCTCCACCTGTGGACCCAGATCGTGGGCAAGATCCGCTTGACGCAGAGCCCATGGGTGAATCACTCATGGAATGCGACGCTGTACGTGACGGCCCGCGGTCTGACCACGTCGCCCGTCCCGCACGGCGCCCGGGTATTCGAGATCGAGTTCGACTTCATCGCGCATCGCCTTTCGGTGCGTACGAGCGAAGGGGAAACGGGGGGCTTCGCGCTCAGGCCCGAATCCGTCGCGGGCTTCTACGCGAGGCTGATGGATGAGATGGGCCGCCTGAACCTGCCGGTGACGATCCAAAGGAAACCGAACGAGGTCACCGAGGCCATTCCGTTCGATCGGGATGATCGCCCCCGATCGTACGATCCGGTCTTTGTGAACAGGTACTGGCGCGCTCTGGCGCAGGTGGACCGGGTCTTCAAGCAGTTCCGCGCGAGGTTCATCGGGAAGTGCAGCCCCGTGCATTACTTCTGGGGCGCCCCCGACCTGGCGGTGACGCGGTTTTCGGGGCGGCCGGCGCCGCAACACCCGGGGGGGATTCCCAATCTTCCCGACTGGGTGACGCGGGAAGCCTATTCGCACGAGGTCAGCAGCTGCGGTTTCTGGTCAGGCGGCGGGCCCGTTCCGTATCCGGCCTTCTACTCGTACGCCTATCCCGAGCCGCAGGGGTTCGCGGATGCGGCGATCCAGCCGGCCGAGGCCTTCTTCAGTACCGATCTTCGCGAGTTCGTTCTCCCCTACGATGCGGTTCGGCAGTCACCGGATCCGGACGGCATGCTGTTGGACTTTCTGCAAACCACGTATGACGCCGCAGCGGATCTGGCGCACTGGGACCGGGGATCCCTGGAGCGCGATCGTGATCCGAGAGACGCGCTCTGA
- the fabG gene encoding 3-oxoacyl-ACP reductase FabG, whose protein sequence is MRQLVLISGIGASPSSPSPYVRARARGKDRVRAAFPHAVIVRPSVLFGPGDAFLTNLTRLASLPVIPLFGRGDTRLQPVLVDDVAEAVTKRLESTDSESLLFELGGPRVYRYRELVEQVAIVTGGAKGIGRGIARVLVQAGARVVITDIDEAEGRQAAGELGVEFEALDVSSRDSCRHAVQAIQERLGPVGVLCSNAGIFPQAPLDTMTEDDWDTMIAVNLRGAFFMTQAVLPGMREQGYGRIVLTSSITGPVTGYPGWAHYGASKAGQLGFMRSAALECARDGITINAVMPGNVLTEGLKAQGEDYLREMAESIPTRALCEPQDIAFAVCFLASPEARYITGQTLIVDGGQILPESFEALK, encoded by the coding sequence GTGCGGCAGTTGGTGCTGATCTCCGGGATCGGAGCGAGCCCGTCCTCGCCGTCGCCCTACGTCCGGGCCCGTGCCCGTGGCAAGGACCGGGTTCGGGCGGCGTTCCCGCATGCGGTCATCGTGCGCCCCAGCGTGCTGTTCGGGCCGGGCGACGCCTTCCTCACCAACCTGACCCGCCTCGCAAGCCTGCCGGTGATCCCGCTGTTCGGCCGCGGCGACACCCGCTTGCAACCCGTCCTGGTCGACGACGTAGCCGAGGCCGTGACGAAGCGGCTCGAATCGACCGACTCCGAGAGCTTGCTGTTCGAACTCGGCGGCCCTCGAGTTTACCGCTATCGCGAGCTCGTGGAGCAGGTGGCGATCGTCACCGGAGGCGCGAAGGGCATCGGCCGGGGCATTGCCCGCGTGCTTGTGCAGGCCGGTGCCCGGGTCGTGATCACCGACATCGACGAGGCCGAGGGCCGGCAGGCGGCTGGCGAACTGGGAGTGGAGTTCGAGGCGCTCGACGTGAGTTCCCGCGACTCGTGCCGGCACGCCGTACAGGCGATCCAGGAACGTTTGGGGCCGGTGGGGGTGCTCTGCTCCAACGCCGGCATCTTTCCGCAGGCGCCCCTGGACACGATGACGGAGGACGACTGGGACACGATGATCGCGGTGAACCTCCGCGGCGCCTTTTTCATGACCCAGGCGGTACTGCCCGGCATGCGCGAACAGGGATACGGTCGGATCGTGCTCACGTCATCGATCACCGGACCCGTGACCGGGTACCCGGGTTGGGCACATTACGGTGCCAGCAAGGCGGGCCAGCTCGGCTTCATGCGCTCGGCGGCCCTCGAATGTGCACGGGACGGCATCACGATAAACGCCGTGATGCCGGGGAACGTGCTGACTGAAGGGCTGAAGGCACAGGGCGAGGACTACCTGCGCGAGATGGCGGAGTCCATCCCTACCCGGGCGCTGTGCGAGCCGCAGGACATTGCCTTCGCCGTGTGTTTCCTCGCGTCTCCCGAGGCCCGGTACATCACCGGGCAGACACTGATCGTAGACGGCGGCCAGATCCTGCCCGAATCGTTCGAAGCCCTGAAGTGA